A part of Uloborus diversus isolate 005 chromosome 6, Udiv.v.3.1, whole genome shotgun sequence genomic DNA contains:
- the LOC129224955 gene encoding B-cell receptor CD22-like: MAQNIPQVLFPETFVEALEGNSVKMPCDVLKKAELHIEFVFWYKGHGRTPLYTLDARDRTLAESVHIRNETYDGRVHFYVTTEDPYLLMDKVRLEDSGIYFCRVDYQWTATQVSKVTLTAVVPSQSLTIRDGEGSLIRDVAGPYEELTDVSLICEAHKGSPSPNVTWWKNGKLLDSVYQQKGDTVVNLLKLYKLNRTDIFANFHCKAQNTKLINPTIRSVVLDLYLYPVSISIASHSSPLSTSKLTEISCETFGSRPPAVISWWLNNSRLSDHTETITGNTTKSVLRLQPKAEFHKQALSCRAENPKIRHSSVESVKVLNVTYLPQLSLRLLTEEPDRRPKEDDYIRIVCEINANPGVSDVGWFFNGSPLSNTESSMDVVNRNTLVFKRLSRSNRGRYKCYAINDEGRGMSQELLLNVSHSPVCKEHQQITYVAPLHKSVSIRCEVEAEPSEVVFKWEFTNSVQKHYDLKHTSDGLVSTATYRPLTHADYGTLFCWASNSIGHQLSSCFFTVIAPACSPESIQSNASTSKDGDENSWQYSALAVGSIISVCILFVTVVCAFYIRKVQIKKKHSNIRKILDEEIHIFNRIQVYNSDTAPHVHMVTS, translated from the exons ATGGCGCAAAATATTCCTCAAGTGC ttttcccCGAAACTTTTGTCGAAGCACTAGAAGGCAACAGCGTCAAAATGCCATGCGACGTCCTTAAAAAAGCCGAATTGCACATTGAATTCGTCTTTTGGTACAAGGGTCATGGCCGAACGCCCCTCTACACATTAGACGCCAGAGATCGCACGCTAGCAGAATCCGTTCATATTCGGAACGAAACGTATGACGGTCGCGTGCATTTTTACGTGACAACAGAAGATCCTTATCTATTAATGGACAAAGTAAGACTGGAAGACAGTGGAATATATTTTTGCCGAGTTGATTATCAGTGGACAGCTACGCAGGTGTCTAAAGTTACATTAACTGCTGTAG TTCCATCACAGAGCCTTACTATACGTGATGGTGAAGGTAGCCTTATTCGAGACGTTGCAGGACCTTACGAAGAGTTAACTGATGTGTCTTTAATATGTGAAGCGCATAAAG GTTCACCTTCTCCTAATGTCACGTGGTGGAAGAACGGAAAATTACTCGATAGTGTTTACCAACAAAAAGGTGACACCGTCGTAAATCTTCTTAAATTGTACAAACTTAACAGAACGGATATATTTGCAAACTTTCATTGCAAGGCACAAAACACAAAACTCATTAATCCCACTATACGATCTGTTGTTCTGGATCTGTATT tGTATCCAGTCTCAATTAGTATTGCAAGCCATTCATCACCATTATCCACTTCGAAGCTTACCGAAATATCCTGCGAGACCTTTGGATCCAGACCTCCTGCAGTGATAAGCTGGTGGCTCAACAACTCTCGCCTGTCAGATCACACTGAAACAATAACTGGGAATACGACAAAGTCTGTGCTTCGTCTACAACCAAAGGCCGAGTTTCACAAACAGGCCCTTTCTTGTAGAGCAGAAAATCCAAAGATTAGACACAGTTCAGTAGAAAGCGTCAAAGTGCTCAATGTTACAt ATTTACCACAACTATCTCTTCGACTCCTCACAGAAGAACCCGATCGCAGGCCAAAGGAAGACGATTACATCCGAATAGTTTGTGAAATAAACGCCAACCCTGGCGTATCGGACGTTGGTTGGTTCTTCAACGGTTCTCCACTGTCAAACACCGAGTCAAGTATGGACGTGGTGAATCGAAACACCCTCGTGTTCAAAAGATTGTCTCGATCCAACAGAGGACGATATAAATGCTACGCCATAAATGATGAAGGCAGAGGTATGAGTCAAGAACTGTTGCTAAATGTCAGTC ATTCTCCGGTTTGCAAAGAACATCAACAGATAACATACGTGGCGCCTTTACACAAAAGCGTGTCCATCCGTTGTGAAGTGGAAGCTGAACCTTCAGAAGTTGTCTTCAAGTGGGAGTTTACAAATTCTGTGCAAAAGCATTATGACTTAAAACACACGAGCGATGGACTCGTTAGCACTGCAACGTACAGACCTCTGACCCACGCTGATTACGGAACATTGTTTTGCTGGGCAAGCAATAGCATTGGTCATCAGTTGTCATCTTGCTTTTTTACAGTTATTGCGCCAG caTGTTCTCCGGAAAGCATACAATCAAATGCGTCTACGTCTAAAG ATGGAGATGAAAATAGTTGGCAATATTCTGCATTAGCAGTTGGCTCAATCATCTCAGTCTGTATTTTGTTTGTGACTGTTGTTTGTGCCTTTTATATTAgaaaagttcaaattaaaaagaagcatAGCAATATAAGG AAAATTCTAGATGAGGAGATTCATATTTTCAACCGAATCCAAGTGTACAACAGTGACACGGCTCCCCATGTACATATGGTTACATCATAA